The following coding sequences are from one Granulicella sp. L56 window:
- a CDS encoding Bax inhibitor-1 family protein, producing MAMNDYNLSNTSYNTIDVPREETASLLAKVLAITSVGFFITSIGVATAPPWGTLVGFIVVLGLVFGISFARKASPGLALGMFLVLTYFMGWEIGPLIQRYIHNFGTGLVFNAAATTGCGMAVMGCVAYLFNINYRRISGIGFAALLLLIIAGVASMFFHFLSPDTYSWLTLGIFALLTVGDFARIRAGGDGRSAVSLSLSIYLDAINIFMAVLQLMGGRRSRT from the coding sequence ATGGCAATGAACGACTACAACCTGAGCAACACCTCCTACAACACCATCGACGTTCCCCGCGAGGAGACCGCCTCCCTGCTGGCCAAGGTGCTCGCCATCACCTCCGTCGGCTTCTTCATCACCTCCATCGGAGTCGCCACCGCGCCCCCCTGGGGAACGCTCGTCGGCTTCATCGTCGTCCTCGGGCTCGTCTTCGGCATCAGCTTCGCCCGCAAGGCCAGCCCCGGCCTCGCGCTCGGCATGTTTCTCGTCCTCACCTACTTCATGGGCTGGGAGATCGGCCCGCTCATCCAGCGCTACATCCACAACTTCGGCACCGGCCTCGTCTTCAACGCCGCCGCCACCACCGGATGCGGTATGGCCGTCATGGGCTGCGTCGCCTATCTCTTCAACATCAACTACCGCCGCATCTCCGGCATCGGCTTTGCCGCGCTGCTGCTGCTGATCATCGCCGGCGTCGCCAGCATGTTCTTCCACTTCCTCTCGCCGGACACTTACTCCTGGCTCACCCTCGGCATCTTCGCCCTGCTCACCGTAGGCGACTTCGCCCGCATCCGCGCCGGTGGAGACGGGCGCTCCGCCGTCTCGCTTTCGCTCTCCATCTATCTCGACGCCATCAACATCTTCATGGCCGTCCTGCAACTGATGGGTGGCCGCCGCAGCAGAACCTAA
- a CDS encoding YXWGXW repeat-containing protein — translation MVTSIKQRSGRSRCLGFAVGIAMVAGMAGFSGCHRQAVAGQTTNDAGPDPADANMAPVDNNVAQAATQPPAQGQPIQNESQQQAAQYQQNGAAAPAAQQPEQQDQSYANDQNANDQDYADQNDQNNDQNYDNQVDAGQQAVEEADQPPPALPTYDQPEAPGPNYLWTPGYWGYAPAGYYWVPGAWVSAPYQGALWTPGYWGFYGGNYRFYRGYWGSYIGFYGGINYGFGYTGTGYYGGYWRGNNFYYNRSVNRINISRTSYVYNRTVIVNHNNRIAYNGGRGGLQVRPNRSEVVAMRGPKVRPMSAQVQNQRQASQNRQQFFTQNRGRPATAVSRPLVADKGIQRPVARPVQQQRPGQPNQARPGQPNQNTPQNRGQFQNRPNSQQARPNQPEVRQNQPQQTRPNVQPQQRQEQQLQNQRVQQQQQVQRQQPQVQQQQRQQQQQVQQQQRQVQQQQQRQQQVQQQQRVQQQQRVVQQQQQRVQQPQRQVQQQRPAVQARPAQQARPQAPRPQGQNGNDNRDRR, via the coding sequence ATGGTTACGTCTATAAAACAAAGATCAGGTCGCAGCCGCTGCCTGGGGTTCGCAGTGGGGATCGCCATGGTCGCAGGCATGGCAGGCTTTTCAGGGTGCCACCGGCAGGCTGTCGCAGGGCAGACTACAAACGACGCTGGCCCTGATCCCGCCGATGCAAATATGGCTCCCGTGGACAACAACGTAGCCCAGGCTGCGACACAGCCTCCTGCCCAGGGACAACCCATCCAGAATGAGAGCCAGCAGCAGGCGGCCCAATATCAGCAGAATGGCGCAGCCGCGCCTGCCGCTCAACAGCCTGAGCAGCAGGACCAGTCTTACGCCAACGATCAGAACGCCAACGATCAGGACTACGCCGACCAGAACGATCAGAACAACGATCAGAACTATGACAATCAGGTCGATGCCGGGCAGCAGGCTGTTGAAGAGGCCGACCAGCCGCCACCCGCCCTGCCTACCTACGATCAACCCGAAGCCCCCGGCCCCAACTACCTCTGGACGCCCGGCTACTGGGGCTACGCTCCCGCCGGCTACTACTGGGTTCCCGGTGCCTGGGTCTCAGCTCCGTACCAGGGCGCACTCTGGACCCCCGGCTACTGGGGCTTCTACGGTGGCAACTATCGCTTCTATCGTGGCTACTGGGGCTCGTACATCGGCTTCTACGGCGGTATCAACTACGGCTTCGGCTATACCGGCACCGGCTACTACGGCGGCTACTGGCGCGGCAACAACTTCTACTACAACCGCTCCGTCAACCGCATCAACATAAGCCGAACGAGCTACGTCTACAACCGCACGGTCATCGTCAATCACAACAACCGCATCGCCTATAACGGCGGCCGGGGTGGCCTGCAAGTAAGGCCCAACCGATCCGAGGTGGTAGCCATGCGCGGGCCGAAGGTCCGGCCCATGTCGGCGCAGGTCCAGAACCAGCGTCAGGCGTCACAGAACCGGCAACAGTTCTTCACGCAGAACCGCGGCCGCCCTGCCACCGCCGTCTCCCGTCCTCTGGTTGCCGATAAGGGTATTCAACGCCCGGTCGCCCGGCCTGTTCAGCAGCAGCGCCCAGGCCAGCCAAACCAGGCCCGTCCCGGACAACCGAACCAAAACACTCCTCAGAACCGGGGACAGTTCCAGAATCGGCCCAACTCCCAGCAGGCAAGGCCCAACCAGCCCGAAGTCAGGCAGAACCAGCCGCAACAAACTCGCCCGAACGTTCAACCTCAACAGCGGCAAGAACAGCAGTTGCAGAATCAGCGTGTCCAGCAGCAGCAACAGGTGCAGAGACAACAGCCGCAGGTCCAGCAGCAGCAACGACAGCAGCAACAGCAAGTTCAACAACAGCAGAGGCAGGTTCAACAACAACAGCAGAGACAACAACAGGTGCAGCAACAACAGAGAGTGCAACAACAGCAACGCGTAGTGCAACAGCAACAGCAGAGAGTGCAGCAACCGCAGAGGCAGGTTCAGCAGCAAAGGCCCGCTGTTCAAGCTCGCCCTGCGCAACAGGCTCGGCCTCAAGCTCCCCGGCCGCAGGGCCAAAACGGCAACGATAACCGCGATCGCCGCTAA
- a CDS encoding aconitate hydratase encodes MPTQSHPDSFKSQSTLKSGSTSYSIFRLRALEDVGVKLTRLPFSLRILLENLLRHEDGRTVTADDIKFLANWDASAEPSREIAYMPARVLMQDFTGVPAIVDLAAMRDAMRTLGGDPEKINPLQPAELVIDHSVQVDEFGTVRAYDLNAAMEFQRNRERYAFLKWGQTAFRNFSAVPPGMGICHQVNLEYLARVVFTTQPDTDGKVAAYPDTLVGTDSHTTMINGLGVLGWGVGGIEAEAAMLGQPVSMLVPQVVGFKLTGKLKEGTTATDLVLTVTEQLRKLGVVGKFVEFYGSGVSELPLANRATIANMAPEYGATCGFFPVDVETLNYLRLTGRTEEQIALVEAYYREQGLFHTPDAPEAEYSVTTSLDLGTVRPSVAGPKRPQDRVLLPEVGASFAQQLPSLLGPKASANGMRQLVRWEGEGGHPSAGGDVNSANGAPAPVVEAATVSVNQGGGTAVIEAPSVSIQNRFGIDPEKYLDHGSIVIAAITSCTNTSNPYVMIAAGLLAKKAVEKGLSTPPWVKTSLAPGSRVVTDYFVKAGLMPYLDALRFQTVGYGCTTCIGNSGPLPTDVSKAIEDHGLVAVSVLSGNRNFEGRISPEVRANYLMSPPLVVAYALAGHIKHNFDTEPLGKGKDGQPVYLKDIWPTQEEVASTVASSIDSEMFRHQYGTVSDGDQNWQHLKFPEGNTYGWEADSTYIRKAPYFDGMGAQPEPVKDIHGARVLAVLGDSVTTDHISPAGSIKKDGPAGKYLTEHGVKPADFNSYGSRRGNHEVMVRGTFANVRLRNKLAPGTEGGVTRFLPDDVPMSIYDASVKYAERGTPLAIIAGKEYGSGSSRDWAAKGPLLLGVRFVIAESYERIHRSNLVGMGILPLQFLPGQNAESLHLTGEEVYAIGDASGALKAMLDGKFADGKEVSVFAESDLGKTIEFTATVRIDTPQEILYYQNGGILQYVLRQLAGKSAASA; translated from the coding sequence ATGCCGACCCAATCGCACCCTGATTCTTTCAAAAGCCAGTCAACCCTGAAGTCGGGTTCAACCAGCTACAGCATCTTTCGCCTGCGCGCGCTGGAAGATGTTGGCGTCAAGCTGACGCGGCTGCCGTTTTCGCTGCGTATCCTGCTGGAAAATTTATTGCGTCACGAAGACGGCCGCACCGTCACCGCCGACGACATTAAGTTCCTCGCCAACTGGGACGCCAGCGCCGAGCCTTCGCGCGAGATTGCCTACATGCCTGCCCGTGTGCTGATGCAGGATTTTACCGGCGTTCCTGCGATCGTCGATCTGGCAGCCATGCGCGATGCCATGCGCACGTTGGGTGGCGATCCGGAGAAGATCAATCCGCTGCAACCTGCGGAGCTGGTGATCGACCACTCGGTACAGGTGGATGAGTTCGGCACCGTGCGGGCCTATGACCTGAACGCCGCGATGGAGTTTCAGCGGAATCGCGAGCGCTATGCGTTTTTGAAGTGGGGCCAGACGGCGTTCCGCAACTTCTCGGCTGTGCCGCCGGGCATGGGTATCTGCCATCAGGTGAACCTGGAGTATCTGGCTCGCGTGGTGTTCACGACCCAGCCGGACACCGATGGAAAGGTTGCCGCCTATCCTGACACGCTGGTCGGCACGGACTCGCATACGACGATGATTAATGGCCTGGGCGTGCTGGGCTGGGGCGTCGGGGGTATCGAAGCCGAGGCGGCCATGCTGGGCCAGCCGGTATCGATGCTGGTGCCGCAGGTGGTGGGCTTTAAACTCACAGGCAAGTTGAAGGAAGGAACGACCGCAACCGATCTGGTGCTGACCGTGACCGAGCAGCTTCGCAAGCTTGGCGTTGTCGGCAAGTTCGTCGAGTTCTACGGCTCCGGCGTCTCGGAGCTGCCGCTGGCCAATCGCGCCACCATCGCGAACATGGCTCCTGAGTATGGAGCTACCTGCGGATTCTTCCCGGTGGATGTCGAGACGCTGAACTATCTTCGCCTGACCGGACGCACAGAAGAACAAATTGCGCTGGTGGAGGCTTATTACCGCGAGCAGGGCTTGTTCCACACGCCGGATGCACCCGAGGCAGAGTATTCGGTGACGACCTCGCTGGATCTGGGTACGGTGCGGCCAAGCGTGGCCGGGCCAAAGCGCCCGCAGGACCGCGTGCTGCTGCCCGAGGTGGGAGCGTCGTTTGCGCAGCAGCTTCCCTCGCTGCTGGGGCCGAAGGCGAGTGCCAATGGCATGCGGCAACTGGTTCGCTGGGAGGGCGAGGGCGGCCACCCAAGCGCTGGCGGCGATGTCAACAGTGCGAATGGCGCTCCAGCTCCTGTGGTTGAGGCTGCTACCGTCTCCGTGAATCAGGGTGGCGGCACCGCAGTGATCGAAGCGCCTTCGGTCTCTATCCAAAATCGCTTCGGTATCGATCCGGAGAAGTATCTTGATCACGGCTCGATTGTGATTGCTGCGATTACCTCGTGCACCAATACTTCGAATCCGTATGTGATGATCGCCGCTGGGTTGCTTGCGAAAAAAGCCGTGGAGAAAGGGCTTTCGACGCCTCCGTGGGTGAAGACTTCGCTGGCTCCCGGATCGCGCGTGGTCACGGATTACTTCGTGAAGGCTGGGCTGATGCCTTATCTCGACGCACTGCGTTTCCAGACCGTCGGATACGGCTGCACGACCTGCATCGGCAACTCGGGACCGCTGCCGACCGACGTCTCGAAGGCCATTGAAGATCATGGACTGGTGGCCGTGTCGGTGCTTTCGGGAAATCGCAACTTCGAGGGGCGCATCTCGCCTGAGGTTCGTGCCAACTACCTGATGAGTCCTCCTCTGGTGGTCGCGTATGCGCTGGCCGGGCACATCAAGCACAACTTCGATACCGAGCCGCTGGGTAAGGGCAAGGATGGCCAGCCTGTCTACCTGAAGGACATCTGGCCGACGCAGGAAGAGGTCGCGTCCACTGTTGCTTCGTCCATTGATTCGGAGATGTTCCGGCACCAGTACGGCACCGTCAGCGATGGCGACCAGAACTGGCAGCACCTGAAGTTTCCCGAGGGCAACACCTACGGATGGGAGGCGGACTCGACCTACATCCGCAAGGCCCCTTACTTCGACGGCATGGGCGCGCAGCCTGAGCCGGTGAAGGACATCCACGGTGCGCGCGTGCTCGCTGTGCTGGGCGACAGCGTGACGACTGACCATATCTCTCCGGCAGGCTCGATCAAGAAGGACGGCCCGGCTGGAAAGTATCTGACCGAGCATGGGGTGAAGCCTGCGGACTTCAACAGCTACGGCTCGCGGCGCGGCAACCATGAGGTGATGGTGCGCGGCACGTTTGCCAATGTGCGGCTGCGCAACAAGCTCGCTCCCGGAACCGAGGGCGGCGTGACGCGCTTTTTGCCGGACGATGTTCCGATGTCGATCTACGATGCGTCGGTGAAGTACGCCGAGCGCGGAACGCCGCTGGCCATCATTGCGGGCAAGGAGTACGGTTCGGGCTCGTCGCGTGACTGGGCTGCCAAGGGACCGCTGCTACTGGGCGTGCGGTTTGTGATTGCGGAGAGCTATGAGCGCATTCACCGCTCGAACCTGGTAGGCATGGGGATTCTTCCGCTGCAGTTTCTGCCGGGACAGAACGCCGAATCGCTGCACCTTACGGGCGAAGAGGTCTACGCGATCGGTGATGCTTCGGGAGCGTTGAAGGCCATGCTCGACGGGAAATTTGCCGACGGCAAAGAGGTCAGTGTCTTTGCGGAGTCGGACTTGGGCAAGACCATCGAGTTTACCGCCACGGTGCGCATCGATACGCCGCAGGAGATTCTCTACTACCAGAATGGTGGCATCCTGCAGTATGTTCTGCGCCAGTTGGCAGGCAAGAGCGCGGCCTCGGCATAA
- a CDS encoding threonine ammonia-lyase produces the protein MSKAINNLSISLADVQAARERLRGSIYYSPCPHSQMLSALTGQQIYLKLENLQMTGAFKERGALNRIAMLTPEQAARGVIAASAGNHAQGVAYHATKRGIRSIIVMPLATPLVKVTATRNFGAHIVLHGANYDEAYEEATRICAAEGMTFIHPFDDPAVMAGQGTIGLELLEQVPELQAVVVPIGGGGLIGGIACAIKESRPDIRVIGVQTSRLPSMAEAVRQHHPVTLDSATTIADGIAVRRAGEVTFPVIEKYVDEIVTVDEDEIASAILVLLEREKTLAEGAGATALAALIQKKTTLKSEHTAVIVSAGNIDVTLLSRIIERGLVQDGRLIRLRIHLLDKPGALAELTRLIADHRANIVDTLHNRAYYGVNLGDTVIDITMETRGREQVEELLAALTAEGYKHSRVI, from the coding sequence GTGAGCAAAGCCATCAACAATCTCAGCATCAGTCTTGCCGACGTGCAGGCAGCCCGCGAGCGGCTGCGTGGATCCATCTACTATTCTCCCTGTCCGCACTCGCAGATGCTCTCCGCGCTGACCGGCCAGCAGATCTATCTCAAGCTCGAAAACCTGCAGATGACCGGCGCGTTCAAGGAGCGCGGCGCGCTCAACCGCATTGCGATGCTGACGCCGGAGCAGGCCGCCCGCGGCGTCATTGCGGCAAGTGCAGGCAACCATGCGCAGGGTGTTGCCTACCACGCCACCAAGCGGGGAATCCGCAGCATCATCGTCATGCCGCTGGCGACGCCGCTGGTCAAGGTGACCGCGACACGCAACTTCGGCGCGCACATTGTGCTGCACGGAGCCAACTACGACGAGGCATACGAAGAGGCAACGCGCATCTGCGCGGCAGAGGGAATGACCTTCATCCACCCCTTCGACGATCCCGCCGTCATGGCCGGTCAGGGAACCATCGGCCTCGAGCTGCTGGAGCAGGTGCCCGAGCTGCAAGCCGTGGTCGTTCCCATCGGCGGCGGCGGCCTGATCGGCGGAATCGCCTGCGCCATCAAGGAGTCGCGTCCCGACATTCGCGTCATCGGCGTGCAGACCTCACGTCTGCCTTCCATGGCCGAAGCAGTCCGCCAACATCATCCAGTCACGCTCGATTCGGCAACCACCATCGCCGATGGCATCGCAGTGCGCCGCGCCGGAGAGGTGACCTTCCCTGTCATCGAAAAATATGTCGATGAGATCGTCACCGTCGACGAGGACGAGATCGCCTCCGCAATCCTGGTGCTTTTGGAGCGCGAAAAGACATTGGCCGAAGGCGCGGGAGCAACGGCGCTGGCCGCATTAATCCAGAAGAAGACGACGCTCAAATCCGAGCACACCGCTGTGATCGTCAGCGCAGGCAACATCGACGTCACCCTGCTCTCACGCATCATCGAGCGCGGTCTCGTGCAGGATGGCCGCCTCATCCGGTTGCGCATCCATCTGCTGGACAAGCCGGGAGCACTGGCCGAGCTGACGCGCTTGATCGCCGATCACCGCGCCAACATTGTGGATACGCTGCACAACCGCGCCTACTATGGCGTCAACCTCGGCGACACGGTCATCGACATCACGATGGAAACCCGAGGCCGCGAACAGGTTGAAGAACTGCTCGCAGCCCTGACGGCCGAAGGCTACAAACACAGCCGCGTGATCTAG
- a CDS encoding D-alanine--D-alanine ligase family protein: MKKKQRIGILFGGRSGEHEVSLLSAASILKAIDKKKYDVLPIGITKHGQWLSAGEAQALLTGGESKQPLQLSAGADLVYQSGNLTQTVDVIFPVLHGTFGEDGTIQGLFELADIAYVGSGVLGSAAGMDKDVMKKLFAAAGLPQTPYLALTRSEWKADPKRCTRQIEKALQYPVFVKPANLGSSVGISKVHDRSELAAAMDLAAGFDRKLVIEQGVGGPGAKPRELEVAVLGNDSPEASVVGEIVPNKEFYDYESKYADSPEDPSVPIIPAKLTAAEVKEIRAMAVAAFRACDCAGLARVDFLMEPARKGKKARIYLNEINTMPGFTSISMYPKLWEASGLSYKKLIDRLIALAVERQKEKQQTSFSRD, translated from the coding sequence ATGAAGAAAAAACAACGCATTGGCATTCTCTTTGGCGGCCGCTCCGGCGAGCACGAAGTCTCCCTCCTCTCTGCTGCTTCGATCCTCAAGGCCATCGACAAAAAGAAGTACGATGTGCTGCCCATCGGGATTACGAAACATGGGCAATGGCTTAGCGCGGGCGAGGCGCAGGCTTTGCTGACAGGCGGCGAATCGAAACAGCCGCTGCAGCTCAGCGCGGGTGCGGACCTTGTTTATCAGAGCGGTAATCTTACGCAGACCGTCGATGTTATTTTTCCGGTGCTGCATGGAACGTTTGGCGAGGATGGCACGATCCAAGGGCTCTTTGAATTGGCTGACATTGCCTATGTTGGCTCCGGAGTGCTTGGCTCTGCCGCTGGCATGGACAAGGACGTGATGAAGAAGCTCTTCGCCGCCGCCGGGTTGCCGCAGACGCCTTATCTTGCGTTGACTCGCAGCGAATGGAAGGCTGACCCTAAACGTTGCACGCGCCAGATCGAGAAGGCTCTGCAATATCCGGTCTTCGTAAAGCCTGCAAACCTTGGTTCGAGCGTTGGTATCTCGAAGGTGCATGATCGCTCGGAGCTTGCGGCGGCGATGGATCTCGCTGCCGGCTTCGACCGCAAGCTCGTCATCGAGCAGGGAGTGGGTGGGCCGGGGGCAAAGCCCCGTGAGCTTGAGGTGGCAGTGCTGGGCAACGATTCGCCCGAGGCTTCGGTTGTCGGCGAGATCGTTCCGAACAAGGAGTTCTACGACTATGAGTCGAAGTACGCCGACTCGCCTGAGGATCCCAGCGTGCCGATTATTCCTGCCAAGCTGACGGCTGCCGAGGTCAAAGAGATTCGCGCGATGGCGGTTGCCGCCTTTCGGGCCTGCGACTGCGCCGGTCTGGCACGAGTCGACTTTTTGATGGAGCCGGCGCGGAAAGGTAAGAAGGCGCGCATCTATTTGAACGAGATCAATACGATGCCAGGGTTCACCAGCATCAGCATGTATCCCAAGCTGTGGGAGGCGAGTGGGCTGTCGTATAAGAAGCTGATCGACCGCCTGATTGCGTTGGCGGTCGAACGTCAAAAAGAAAAACAGCAGACCAGCTTCAGCCGCGATTAG
- a CDS encoding TIGR03435 family protein produces the protein MKKTLLWMVGLTLILSCFGGALRAHAQAKETDVTGNWQGTLQAGQGLRILMKITKVDGKLRGISYSIDQGGQSIPINSITVQGTAFNFEISAIDVTYVGTLSADGKTITGNQTQGGHSAVMNFQHVTPEATWAIPEPPKAMALDAVPKFDVVTVKPSDPNRPGKLFTIQGRQIKTINTTMNDLVTFAYSLHVKQIVGAPDWFASEKFDLDGVPDIEGRPDIKQFRMLIQSALTQRFKFTFHQDKKELSVYALTVAKGGPKMTVTIHQPNDPRNFLFRGLGQLMVTNSTMKDFCDGMQGAVMDRPVVDHTGLTERYDFNLNWTPDDSQFASFGPRPPAKDDPNAPPSLYTAIQEQLGLKLEATKANAEVFVIDHVEKPAAN, from the coding sequence ATGAAGAAGACACTGTTGTGGATGGTTGGGCTCACGTTGATCCTGTCCTGCTTCGGAGGCGCGCTGCGCGCCCATGCCCAGGCCAAAGAGACAGACGTCACCGGCAACTGGCAGGGAACGTTGCAAGCCGGTCAGGGCCTGCGCATTCTCATGAAGATCACCAAGGTCGATGGAAAGCTCAGGGGCATCTCCTACAGCATCGACCAGGGTGGACAGTCGATTCCGATCAATTCGATCACCGTGCAGGGCACTGCCTTCAATTTTGAGATTTCGGCGATCGACGTTACCTACGTTGGAACCCTGAGTGCCGACGGCAAGACCATCACCGGCAACCAGACCCAGGGCGGCCATAGCGCTGTCATGAACTTCCAGCACGTCACGCCTGAGGCCACCTGGGCCATTCCTGAGCCGCCAAAGGCGATGGCTCTCGATGCCGTGCCGAAGTTCGACGTGGTGACGGTAAAACCCAGCGACCCGAACCGTCCCGGCAAACTCTTCACCATTCAAGGGCGCCAGATCAAAACGATCAACACGACCATGAATGATCTGGTCACCTTTGCCTATAGCCTGCATGTCAAACAGATCGTAGGTGCGCCCGATTGGTTTGCCAGCGAGAAATTCGATCTTGACGGTGTACCCGACATCGAAGGTCGCCCCGACATTAAGCAGTTCAGGATGTTGATCCAGTCTGCACTCACACAGCGGTTCAAGTTCACCTTCCATCAAGACAAGAAAGAGCTCTCCGTCTACGCGCTGACGGTGGCAAAGGGTGGGCCCAAGATGACTGTAACCATTCACCAGCCGAACGACCCAAGGAATTTTCTCTTTAGGGGGCTAGGGCAGTTGATGGTGACGAACTCGACCATGAAGGATTTCTGCGACGGTATGCAGGGAGCAGTGATGGACCGCCCGGTCGTCGATCACACCGGCCTCACCGAGAGGTACGACTTTAACCTGAACTGGACGCCCGACGACTCGCAGTTTGCCTCATTTGGCCCCAGACCCCCGGCGAAAGACGATCCCAATGCGCCACCGAGTCTCTACACGGCGATACAGGAGCAGCTTGGGCTAAAGCTCGAGGCTACCAAGGCCAACGCCGAAGTCTTCGTCATCGACCATGTCGAGAAGCCCGCCGCGAATTAA
- a CDS encoding ComEC/Rec2 family competence protein, which yields MKRLLAAALLMATPLAFAQKKSGDLKVYFADVEGGQATLFVPPSGENLLVDAGWPGTPNTDKLVALAKIAGVSKIDNLVITHFHIDHVGGVPELAARIPVVRFIDHGINRETDDKATVAGWQAYQKLLANGHYAHLTAKPGEILPLTGIHVEVVSADGNVIEKPLSDVSAGAGAVNSACAASIEKPAENTENDRSVGMIITFAKLRIADLGDLTWNKERLLMCPVNKLGKVDVYIVSHHGFNRSSSPALLKGIAPRVAIMDNGATKGAEADAWAIVDHSPRLKDLWQLHTAIHTDAAHNSNDSRIANLPGPDAFHYLVLTVHRNGSFAVTNSRTNETVEYPAR from the coding sequence ATGAAGCGTTTACTCGCCGCCGCCCTGTTAATGGCAACCCCCCTTGCCTTCGCCCAGAAAAAGTCCGGTGACCTCAAGGTCTACTTTGCCGACGTCGAAGGCGGACAGGCAACGCTCTTCGTGCCGCCCAGCGGCGAAAATCTTCTGGTCGACGCAGGCTGGCCCGGCACCCCCAACACCGACAAGCTCGTCGCCCTCGCCAAGATCGCCGGTGTCAGCAAGATCGACAACCTCGTCATCACCCACTTTCACATCGACCACGTCGGCGGCGTTCCCGAGCTGGCCGCGCGCATTCCCGTCGTTCGGTTTATCGACCACGGCATCAACCGCGAGACCGACGACAAGGCCACCGTTGCCGGCTGGCAGGCTTACCAGAAGCTGCTGGCCAACGGCCACTACGCCCATCTCACGGCCAAGCCCGGCGAGATCCTTCCCCTAACGGGCATACACGTCGAAGTCGTCAGCGCCGACGGCAACGTGATCGAAAAACCGCTCAGCGATGTCAGTGCCGGAGCCGGAGCCGTCAATTCCGCCTGCGCCGCCAGCATCGAGAAGCCCGCTGAGAACACCGAGAACGACCGCTCCGTCGGCATGATCATTACCTTTGCCAAGCTGCGCATCGCCGACCTCGGCGACCTTACCTGGAACAAGGAGCGTCTGCTCATGTGCCCGGTCAACAAGCTGGGCAAGGTGGATGTGTACATCGTCTCGCATCACGGCTTCAACCGCAGCTCCAGCCCGGCGCTGCTCAAGGGCATCGCCCCTCGCGTGGCCATCATGGACAACGGAGCCACCAAGGGAGCCGAGGCCGACGCCTGGGCCATCGTTGACCACTCACCCCGCCTCAAAGACCTCTGGCAACTCCACACCGCCATCCACACCGATGCCGCCCACAACAGCAATGACTCTCGCATCGCCAATCTTCCCGGCCCCGATGCCTTTCATTATCTTGTTCTTACGGTGCATCGTAACGGCAGCTTCGCGGTCACCAACTCACGCACCAATGAAACTGTGGAGTATCCTGCACGATAG
- a CDS encoding prephenate dehydrogenase/arogenate dehydrogenase family protein, whose protein sequence is MPAGTMERVLIIGTGLIGASTGLALRAAGFAGRIDGWDTSSLERTAAAQMGAIDAAAATAEDALELARTADVVVLAVPVLAIKDWMQRLAPVVHAGQLITDVGSTKLEITELGKTLFAAPDAPAFLPGHPMAGKESGGAMLAEARLFNNAMWLFTPATSGPTPMEKEWRDWVGFFGARTLDMDAARHDELCAWVSHLPQMLSTALAALLEDKFGDAPEIGAIGARALRETTRLGASPYSMWRDVAMTNTGPIADTLFALEQRLAHVRENLRTPELRDEFALANKFRQRR, encoded by the coding sequence ATGGAACGCGTTCTCATCATCGGTACGGGCCTGATCGGTGCATCCACCGGTCTGGCCCTGCGCGCTGCCGGGTTTGCCGGGCGCATCGACGGATGGGATACAAGTTCGCTGGAGCGGACGGCAGCGGCGCAGATGGGTGCCATCGACGCTGCCGCCGCCACCGCTGAAGATGCGCTGGAACTGGCGCGCACCGCCGATGTGGTCGTGCTCGCCGTGCCGGTGTTGGCCATCAAGGACTGGATGCAGCGTCTTGCGCCAGTGGTCCATGCCGGACAGTTGATTACCGACGTAGGCAGCACCAAGCTGGAGATCACCGAACTCGGAAAGACGCTGTTTGCGGCACCCGATGCTCCGGCATTTCTGCCCGGCCACCCGATGGCCGGTAAAGAATCCGGGGGCGCCATGCTGGCTGAGGCGCGGCTCTTCAATAACGCGATGTGGCTTTTCACCCCAGCCACATCCGGGCCCACGCCCATGGAAAAAGAGTGGCGCGATTGGGTTGGCTTCTTCGGCGCACGCACGCTCGATATGGATGCCGCACGGCACGACGAGCTATGCGCCTGGGTCAGCCATCTGCCGCAGATGTTATCGACCGCGCTGGCTGCGTTGCTCGAAGACAAGTTCGGCGATGCTCCCGAGATTGGCGCGATTGGTGCGCGTGCTCTCCGCGAGACGACGCGCCTCGGAGCCAGCCCCTACAGCATGTGGCGCGACGTTGCCATGACCAACACCGGCCCCATCGCCGACACGCTGTTTGCGCTGGAGCAGCGATTGGCCCACGTCCGCGAGAACCTCCGCACCCCGGAGCTGCGCGACGAGTTCGCCTTGGCAAACAAGTTCCGCCAGCGCCGCTAA